The DNA sequence GTCTATACTCAAACTATATCGGAGGGGGAGATATTATGTTTAGTTGGCGAGTGCAATAAAAAACCAAAAAAATGGGGATTTCAACGAGATTTTTTCGCTCTCAGCTTTTGCGTCCGAGGTGCCTGTAATAGAGGATACTCGAGAGCGCCATCGAACTGCCGATTGCCAGGTAAAACGGGGCAAGGTAAGGCATCGGTAACCCGGAATGCCGGATCACATAGCCCATGGACATCATCAGGATGACGAGGAAGTAACTTCGGGCATTCTGAAAGGCAAATATGCAGACTTTGTCGCTGCCGGGGGATTGCTGATAGATGCGATCAATATTTTGGCGGGCAAGTTTGCCGAACTTGAACCGGTATATCAACAATCCAACTACTAAACCGGCAACTAAGGCAAAGAGCAGATATGGCAATTTGCTCTTCAAGAGCCAACTCACTGCCACAGAGGACAAGAAAATCCCGGTCAGCGACCAGACTACTCCAGCTACTAAGGCAAGAGTGTTCCGCTTTGCAGCAGGTTTGCGGATCATCTGGTGTTCTTTCGTCTCATACGGCGGTCAGTATCGTAAGATTCTCTCGCCAACGCAACGGCCAGTTTTGGCGCAAGAAAGCATTTGACTCCATCAGGAACTCCCATTTCTTAGCAGCAAGCAATCGCAGTGAAATCTAAAGAATTTGACCGGAACCGGTAATAGTAGGAGCGGAGGTTTGATTATGAATGTGTATGAGCGTCTCAACTACGCGCTGTCGTCCGGCGAATTCGCAAAGTACATTGGTATCTGTTTATTGATAACATTGGAGGTAATGATGTCGAGCTCACAGGCAAGGGCGCAGGACGCTGCCGCTGCTCCTCAGTTCTATTTGGTTGAGTTACACGGTACACGAGATGGCTGGCCAGACAACATGACCAAAGAGGAAGAAGCCGTTCTTGGCGAGCACTTCGTCTATCTCAAAGAACTGACTGCCAAAGGCAAGGTTCTGATGGCAGGACCGGTCTGGGGGAAGTTCGGATTAGTGGTGCTCAAAGTGCAATCAGAAGCTGAACTGAAAGAGATTATGGACAAAGAGCCATCGGTCGTCAAAAAGGTTCACACCTATACTTTCTCTCCGATGGTAGTGGCTTTGCTTTCTGATTATATCTCGCGCGATCGGTATCCTTCAGAAATCACTGATCGAGTGATGTACAAGGAAGTTACAGTGAAAGCATCGCTCGATGATGTCTGGCGCGCTTGGACTACAAATGAAGGCGCCAACGAGTTCTTTTCTCCTTTCACGAAGATCGAATGTCGCACCGGCGGTCCGTATGAGATCTACTTCGACAACGAATCACCGATAGGATCCCGCGGCGGGGAAGGAAACAAAGTTCTAAGTTTTCTACCCAAGTCGATGTTTTCGTTCGAATGGAACGCGCCGCCAAGTTTCGGATCGCTGCGCGATGTGCGAACGAGAGTAGTCATCAACTTTGAGCAGGTCGGCACGGATTCAATAAAGGTAAAATTCTCCCACCTTGGCTGGGGCGCTGCGGAAGGTTGGAACGCGATCTATGATTATTTCGACCGTGCGTGGGGCTACGTTCTTGGCAATTTCAAGAAACGGTTTGAGTCTGGACCGATCAAGTGGGAAGAGTAGCTCTGCCTAATCACAAGTCCTTTCCGAGATACTTAGTCGCTCGCTCGCCGATGTACTTGCCATTACAGGAGACTTGCAGTTTGTAGGTTCCGGCGAGCTTCGGCACAAAGTTCTTATGTGCAAATCTGATCTTTTTGGAGATTGTCGCAACTTCATCAGGTGCCATCTCCAAGACGCCAAGAATGTACTTGGCAAGACGTGGCTTGTTGTTCTTGCCCGGTCCAATCATCAAGAGTTGCAAGCGCAGTTTGTGTTGCTGCTTTGAAGTGTTCTCAACCTTGAACTCAAAAGGGATACTTTCGCCAATAGCAATCTCTGCGGGTGTGCCCTTGAGCCAGACGAACTTTACACCTTCCGCATCGCCGAGACCCATCAACTTTTGGGCGTGGGGATGCCCCAACTTAATAAGTGTTCGCAAGGAACGTTGAACAATCCACTGACGTTCGGGACTGATCTTGCCCTTTGACCATTTCTCTATCCAAGTGCACAACAAATCGGGGTTGTCTTTGGAAATGTCGTTGAGGCTATTGGCGACAGCCTTGCGAACAT is a window from the bacterium genome containing:
- a CDS encoding SRPBCC domain-containing protein codes for the protein MNVYERLNYALSSGEFAKYIGICLLITLEVMMSSSQARAQDAAAAPQFYLVELHGTRDGWPDNMTKEEEAVLGEHFVYLKELTAKGKVLMAGPVWGKFGLVVLKVQSEAELKEIMDKEPSVVKKVHTYTFSPMVVALLSDYISRDRYPSEITDRVMYKEVTVKASLDDVWRAWTTNEGANEFFSPFTKIECRTGGPYEIYFDNESPIGSRGGEGNKVLSFLPKSMFSFEWNAPPSFGSLRDVRTRVVINFEQVGTDSIKVKFSHLGWGAAEGWNAIYDYFDRAWGYVLGNFKKRFESGPIKWEE